From Ictidomys tridecemlineatus isolate mIctTri1 chromosome 2, mIctTri1.hap1, whole genome shotgun sequence, the proteins below share one genomic window:
- the Pcsk4 gene encoding proprotein convertase subtilisin/kexin type 4 isoform X3, whose product MRPAPTALCLRLSLALALSLGFVRPLAVAWATAPAPIYVGSWAVRVTQGYQEVERLARKFGFVNLGQIFPDGQYFHLRHRGVAQQSLTPHWGHRLRLKKDPKVQWFEQQTLRRRFKRSFAEPSDPWFSKQWYMNTQVQPDLNILQVWSQGLTGQGVVVSILDDGIEKDHPDLWANYDPLASYDFNDYDADPQPRYTPSDENRHGTRCAGEVAAIANNHFCGAGVAFNARIGGVRMLDGTITDVVEAQSLSLQPQHIHIYSASWGPEDDGRTVDGPGILTREAFRLGVTKGRGGLGTLFVWASGNGGLHYDNCNCDGYTNSIHTLSVGSTTKQGRVPWYSEACASTLTTTYSSGVVTDPQIVTTDLHHQCTDKHTGTSASAPLAAGMIALALEANPFLSWRDMQHLVVRASRPAQLQAEDWRVNGVGRRVSHHYGYGLLDAGLLVDMARTWLPTQPQKKCAILVVHVPTPILPRMHVKKEVSACAGRHNYIRSLEHVQVQLSLSYSRRGDLEISLTSPMGTRSTLVAIRPLDVSGQGYNNWIFMSTHFWDEDPQGLWILGLENKGYYFNTGTLYRYTLLLYGTAEDMMERPSDPQNVTALPTSWATSASPTARPGTSAAPSRQ is encoded by the exons ATGCGGCCAGCCCCGACTGCGCTCTGTCTGCGCCTGTCCTTGGCCCTGGCCCTGAGCCTGGGCTTCGTCCGCCCCCTGGCTGTGGCCTGGGCCACGGCCCCGGCCCCCATCTACGTCGGCAGCTGGGCCGTGCGGGTGACACAGGGTTACCAGGAGGTCGAGCGCCTGGCACGCAAATTTGGCTTCGTCAACCTGGGGCAG ATCTTCCCTGACGGGCAGTACTTCCACCTCCGGCACCGGGGCGTGGCCCAGCAGTCCCTGACTCCCCACTGGGGCCACCGCCTCCGCCTGAAGAAAGACCCCAAG GTGCAGTGGTTTGAGCAGCAGACGCTGCGGCGGCGTTTCAAGCGCTCCTTTGCGGAGCCCTCGGACCCCTGGTTCTCCAAGCAGTGGTACATG AATACCCAGGTGCAGCCGGACCTGAACATCCTGCAGGTCTGGAGCCAGGGCCTGACGGGGCAGGGGGTCGTGGTCTCCATCCTGGACGATGGCATCGAGAAGGACCACCCGGATCTCTGGGCCAATTAT gaccccctggccagcTACGACTTCAACGACTACGACGCGGATCCCCAGCCCCGCTACACGCCCAGTGATGAGAACCG GCATGGGACGCGCTGTGCTGGGGAGGTGGCCGCCATAGCCAACAACCACTTCTGCGGGGCGGGTGTCGCCTTCAACGCCCGGATTGGAG GCGTGCGCATGCTGGACGGCACCATCACGGACGTCGTGGAGGCCCAGTCGCTGAGCCTGCAGCCTCAGCACATCCACATCTACAGCGCCAGCTGGGGCCCCGAGGACGACGGCCGCACGGTGGACGGCCCAGGCATCCTCACTCGGGAGGCCTTCCGGCTGGGGGTGACCAAG GGCCGCGGCGGGTTGGGCACACTCTTCGTCTGGGCCTCAGGCAACGGTGGCCTGCACTATGACAACTGCAACTGCGACGGCTACACCAACAGCATCCACACGCTGTCCGTGGGCAGCACCACCAAGCAGGGCCGCGTGCCCTGGTACAGCGAGGCCTGTGCCTCCACGCTCACCACCACCTACAGCAGCGGGGTGGTCACCGACCCGCAGATC GTCACCACGGATCTGCACCACCAGTGCACAGACAAGCACACCGGCACCTCCGCCTCGGCCCCGCTGGCCGCAGGCATGATCGCCCTGGCTCTGGAGGCCAA CCCGTTTCTGAGCTGGAGGGACATGCAGCACCTGGTGGTCCGCGCGTCCAGGCCGGCGCAGCTGCAGGCCGAAGACTGGAGGGTCAATGGCGTGGGGCGCCGAG TGAGCCACCACTACGGCTACGGGCTGCTGGACGCTGGGCTACTGGTGGACATGGCTCGCACCTGGCTGCCCACACAGCCCCAGAAGAAATGTGCCATCCTGGTTGTGCATGTCCCCAC CCCCATCCTGCCCCGGATGCACGTGAAGAAGGAGGTGTCCGCCTGTGCCGGCCGCCACAACTACATCCGCTCCCTGGAGCACGTGCAGGTGCAGCTGTCCTTGTCCTACAGCCGCCGCGGGGACCTGGAGATCTCTCTCACCAGCCCCATGGGCACCCGCTCCACGCTGGTGGCCATCAG GCCCCTGGATGTCAGCGGCCAAGGCTACAACAACTGGATCTTCATGTCCACCCACTTCTGGGACGAGGACCCGCAGGGCCTGTGGATCCTGGGCCTGGAGAACAAGGGCTACTATTTCAACACCG GGACGCTGTACCGCTACACGCTGCTGCTCTACGGGACAGCTGAGGACATGATGGAGCGGCCCTCAGACCCCCAG AATGTGACGGCCCTGCCTAC
- the Pcsk4 gene encoding proprotein convertase subtilisin/kexin type 4 isoform X4 produces the protein MRPAPTALCLRLSLALALSLGFVRPLAVAWATAPAPIYVGSWAVRVTQGYQEVERLARKFGFVNLGQIFPDGQYFHLRHRGVAQQSLTPHWGHRLRLKKDPKVQWFEQQTLRRRFKRSFAEPSDPWFSKQWYMNTQVQPDLNILQVWSQGLTGQGVVVSILDDGIEKDHPDLWANYDPLASYDFNDYDADPQPRYTPSDENRHGTRCAGEVAAIANNHFCGAGVAFNARIGGVRMLDGTITDVVEAQSLSLQPQHIHIYSASWGPEDDGRTVDGPGILTREAFRLGVTKGRGGLGTLFVWASGNGGLHYDNCNCDGYTNSIHTLSVGSTTKQGRVPWYSEACASTLTTTYSSGVVTDPQIVTTDLHHQCTDKHTGTSASAPLAAGMIALALEANPFLSWRDMQHLVVRASRPAQLQAEDWRVNGVGRRVSHHYGYGLLDAGLLVDMARTWLPTQPQKKCAILVVHVPTPILPRMHVKKEVSACAGRHNYIRSLEHVQVQLSLSYSRRGDLEISLTSPMGTRSTLVAIRPLDVSGQGYNNWIFMSTHFWDEDPQGLWILGLENKGYYFNTGTLYRYTLLLYGTAEDMMERPSDPQVTSSACVQRDTEGLCQGTSAAPSRQ, from the exons ATGCGGCCAGCCCCGACTGCGCTCTGTCTGCGCCTGTCCTTGGCCCTGGCCCTGAGCCTGGGCTTCGTCCGCCCCCTGGCTGTGGCCTGGGCCACGGCCCCGGCCCCCATCTACGTCGGCAGCTGGGCCGTGCGGGTGACACAGGGTTACCAGGAGGTCGAGCGCCTGGCACGCAAATTTGGCTTCGTCAACCTGGGGCAG ATCTTCCCTGACGGGCAGTACTTCCACCTCCGGCACCGGGGCGTGGCCCAGCAGTCCCTGACTCCCCACTGGGGCCACCGCCTCCGCCTGAAGAAAGACCCCAAG GTGCAGTGGTTTGAGCAGCAGACGCTGCGGCGGCGTTTCAAGCGCTCCTTTGCGGAGCCCTCGGACCCCTGGTTCTCCAAGCAGTGGTACATG AATACCCAGGTGCAGCCGGACCTGAACATCCTGCAGGTCTGGAGCCAGGGCCTGACGGGGCAGGGGGTCGTGGTCTCCATCCTGGACGATGGCATCGAGAAGGACCACCCGGATCTCTGGGCCAATTAT gaccccctggccagcTACGACTTCAACGACTACGACGCGGATCCCCAGCCCCGCTACACGCCCAGTGATGAGAACCG GCATGGGACGCGCTGTGCTGGGGAGGTGGCCGCCATAGCCAACAACCACTTCTGCGGGGCGGGTGTCGCCTTCAACGCCCGGATTGGAG GCGTGCGCATGCTGGACGGCACCATCACGGACGTCGTGGAGGCCCAGTCGCTGAGCCTGCAGCCTCAGCACATCCACATCTACAGCGCCAGCTGGGGCCCCGAGGACGACGGCCGCACGGTGGACGGCCCAGGCATCCTCACTCGGGAGGCCTTCCGGCTGGGGGTGACCAAG GGCCGCGGCGGGTTGGGCACACTCTTCGTCTGGGCCTCAGGCAACGGTGGCCTGCACTATGACAACTGCAACTGCGACGGCTACACCAACAGCATCCACACGCTGTCCGTGGGCAGCACCACCAAGCAGGGCCGCGTGCCCTGGTACAGCGAGGCCTGTGCCTCCACGCTCACCACCACCTACAGCAGCGGGGTGGTCACCGACCCGCAGATC GTCACCACGGATCTGCACCACCAGTGCACAGACAAGCACACCGGCACCTCCGCCTCGGCCCCGCTGGCCGCAGGCATGATCGCCCTGGCTCTGGAGGCCAA CCCGTTTCTGAGCTGGAGGGACATGCAGCACCTGGTGGTCCGCGCGTCCAGGCCGGCGCAGCTGCAGGCCGAAGACTGGAGGGTCAATGGCGTGGGGCGCCGAG TGAGCCACCACTACGGCTACGGGCTGCTGGACGCTGGGCTACTGGTGGACATGGCTCGCACCTGGCTGCCCACACAGCCCCAGAAGAAATGTGCCATCCTGGTTGTGCATGTCCCCAC CCCCATCCTGCCCCGGATGCACGTGAAGAAGGAGGTGTCCGCCTGTGCCGGCCGCCACAACTACATCCGCTCCCTGGAGCACGTGCAGGTGCAGCTGTCCTTGTCCTACAGCCGCCGCGGGGACCTGGAGATCTCTCTCACCAGCCCCATGGGCACCCGCTCCACGCTGGTGGCCATCAG GCCCCTGGATGTCAGCGGCCAAGGCTACAACAACTGGATCTTCATGTCCACCCACTTCTGGGACGAGGACCCGCAGGGCCTGTGGATCCTGGGCCTGGAGAACAAGGGCTACTATTTCAACACCG GGACGCTGTACCGCTACACGCTGCTGCTCTACGGGACAGCTGAGGACATGATGGAGCGGCCCTCAGACCCCCAGGTGACCAGCAGCGCGTGTGTGCAGCGGGACACAGAGGGGCTGTGCCAGG
- the Pcsk4 gene encoding proprotein convertase subtilisin/kexin type 4 isoform X2 has product MRPAPTALCLRLSLALALSLGFVRPLAVAWATAPAPIYVGSWAVRVTQGYQEVERLARKFGFVNLGQIFPDGQYFHLRHRGVAQQSLTPHWGHRLRLKKDPKVQWFEQQTLRRRFKRSFAEPSDPWFSKQWYMNTQVQPDLNILQVWSQGLTGQGVVVSILDDGIEKDHPDLWANYDPLASYDFNDYDADPQPRYTPSDENRHGTRCAGEVAAIANNHFCGAGVAFNARIGGVRMLDGTITDVVEAQSLSLQPQHIHIYSASWGPEDDGRTVDGPGILTREAFRLGVTKGRGGLGTLFVWASGNGGLHYDNCNCDGYTNSIHTLSVGSTTKQGRVPWYSEACASTLTTTYSSGVVTDPQIVTTDLHHQCTDKHTGTSASAPLAAGMIALALEANPFLSWRDMQHLVVRASRPAQLQAEDWRVNGVGRRVSHHYGYGLLDAGLLVDMARTWLPTQPQKKCAILVVHVPTPILPRMHVKKEVSACAGRHNYIRSLEHVQVQLSLSYSRRGDLEISLTSPMGTRSTLVAIRPLDVSGQGYNNWIFMSTHFWDEDPQGLWILGLENKGYYFNTGTLYRYTLLLYGTAEDMMERPSDPQVLQQHPAGSDRRAWARGRACPPRVLRLPRLVLHLPGQLCP; this is encoded by the exons ATGCGGCCAGCCCCGACTGCGCTCTGTCTGCGCCTGTCCTTGGCCCTGGCCCTGAGCCTGGGCTTCGTCCGCCCCCTGGCTGTGGCCTGGGCCACGGCCCCGGCCCCCATCTACGTCGGCAGCTGGGCCGTGCGGGTGACACAGGGTTACCAGGAGGTCGAGCGCCTGGCACGCAAATTTGGCTTCGTCAACCTGGGGCAG ATCTTCCCTGACGGGCAGTACTTCCACCTCCGGCACCGGGGCGTGGCCCAGCAGTCCCTGACTCCCCACTGGGGCCACCGCCTCCGCCTGAAGAAAGACCCCAAG GTGCAGTGGTTTGAGCAGCAGACGCTGCGGCGGCGTTTCAAGCGCTCCTTTGCGGAGCCCTCGGACCCCTGGTTCTCCAAGCAGTGGTACATG AATACCCAGGTGCAGCCGGACCTGAACATCCTGCAGGTCTGGAGCCAGGGCCTGACGGGGCAGGGGGTCGTGGTCTCCATCCTGGACGATGGCATCGAGAAGGACCACCCGGATCTCTGGGCCAATTAT gaccccctggccagcTACGACTTCAACGACTACGACGCGGATCCCCAGCCCCGCTACACGCCCAGTGATGAGAACCG GCATGGGACGCGCTGTGCTGGGGAGGTGGCCGCCATAGCCAACAACCACTTCTGCGGGGCGGGTGTCGCCTTCAACGCCCGGATTGGAG GCGTGCGCATGCTGGACGGCACCATCACGGACGTCGTGGAGGCCCAGTCGCTGAGCCTGCAGCCTCAGCACATCCACATCTACAGCGCCAGCTGGGGCCCCGAGGACGACGGCCGCACGGTGGACGGCCCAGGCATCCTCACTCGGGAGGCCTTCCGGCTGGGGGTGACCAAG GGCCGCGGCGGGTTGGGCACACTCTTCGTCTGGGCCTCAGGCAACGGTGGCCTGCACTATGACAACTGCAACTGCGACGGCTACACCAACAGCATCCACACGCTGTCCGTGGGCAGCACCACCAAGCAGGGCCGCGTGCCCTGGTACAGCGAGGCCTGTGCCTCCACGCTCACCACCACCTACAGCAGCGGGGTGGTCACCGACCCGCAGATC GTCACCACGGATCTGCACCACCAGTGCACAGACAAGCACACCGGCACCTCCGCCTCGGCCCCGCTGGCCGCAGGCATGATCGCCCTGGCTCTGGAGGCCAA CCCGTTTCTGAGCTGGAGGGACATGCAGCACCTGGTGGTCCGCGCGTCCAGGCCGGCGCAGCTGCAGGCCGAAGACTGGAGGGTCAATGGCGTGGGGCGCCGAG TGAGCCACCACTACGGCTACGGGCTGCTGGACGCTGGGCTACTGGTGGACATGGCTCGCACCTGGCTGCCCACACAGCCCCAGAAGAAATGTGCCATCCTGGTTGTGCATGTCCCCAC CCCCATCCTGCCCCGGATGCACGTGAAGAAGGAGGTGTCCGCCTGTGCCGGCCGCCACAACTACATCCGCTCCCTGGAGCACGTGCAGGTGCAGCTGTCCTTGTCCTACAGCCGCCGCGGGGACCTGGAGATCTCTCTCACCAGCCCCATGGGCACCCGCTCCACGCTGGTGGCCATCAG GCCCCTGGATGTCAGCGGCCAAGGCTACAACAACTGGATCTTCATGTCCACCCACTTCTGGGACGAGGACCCGCAGGGCCTGTGGATCCTGGGCCTGGAGAACAAGGGCTACTATTTCAACACCG GGACGCTGTACCGCTACACGCTGCTGCTCTACGGGACAGCTGAGGACATGATGGAGCGGCCCTCAGACCCCCAG
- the Pcsk4 gene encoding proprotein convertase subtilisin/kexin type 4 isoform X6 has product MRPAPTALCLRLSLALALSLGFVRPLAVAWATAPAPIYVGSWAVRVTQGYQEVERLARKFGFVNLGQIFPDGQYFHLRHRGVAQQSLTPHWGHRLRLKKDPKVQWFEQQTLRRRFKRSFAEPSDPWFSKQWYMNTQVQPDLNILQVWSQGLTGQGVVVSILDDGIEKDHPDLWANYDPLASYDFNDYDADPQPRYTPSDENRHGTRCAGEVAAIANNHFCGAGVAFNARIGGVRMLDGTITDVVEAQSLSLQPQHIHIYSASWGPEDDGRTVDGPGILTREAFRLGVTKGRGGLGTLFVWASGNGGLHYDNCNCDGYTNSIHTLSVGSTTKQGRVPWYSEACASTLTTTYSSGVVTDPQIVTTDLHHQCTDKHTGTSASAPLAAGMIALALEANPFLSWRDMQHLVVRASRPAQLQAEDWRVNGVGRRVSHHYGYGLLDAGLLVDMARTWLPTQPQKKCAILVVHVPTPILPRMHVKKEVSACAGRHNYIRSLEHVQVQLSLSYSRRGDLEISLTSPMGTRSTLVAIRPLDVSGQGYNNWIFMSTHFWDEDPQGLWILGLENKGYYFNTGTSAAPSRQ; this is encoded by the exons ATGCGGCCAGCCCCGACTGCGCTCTGTCTGCGCCTGTCCTTGGCCCTGGCCCTGAGCCTGGGCTTCGTCCGCCCCCTGGCTGTGGCCTGGGCCACGGCCCCGGCCCCCATCTACGTCGGCAGCTGGGCCGTGCGGGTGACACAGGGTTACCAGGAGGTCGAGCGCCTGGCACGCAAATTTGGCTTCGTCAACCTGGGGCAG ATCTTCCCTGACGGGCAGTACTTCCACCTCCGGCACCGGGGCGTGGCCCAGCAGTCCCTGACTCCCCACTGGGGCCACCGCCTCCGCCTGAAGAAAGACCCCAAG GTGCAGTGGTTTGAGCAGCAGACGCTGCGGCGGCGTTTCAAGCGCTCCTTTGCGGAGCCCTCGGACCCCTGGTTCTCCAAGCAGTGGTACATG AATACCCAGGTGCAGCCGGACCTGAACATCCTGCAGGTCTGGAGCCAGGGCCTGACGGGGCAGGGGGTCGTGGTCTCCATCCTGGACGATGGCATCGAGAAGGACCACCCGGATCTCTGGGCCAATTAT gaccccctggccagcTACGACTTCAACGACTACGACGCGGATCCCCAGCCCCGCTACACGCCCAGTGATGAGAACCG GCATGGGACGCGCTGTGCTGGGGAGGTGGCCGCCATAGCCAACAACCACTTCTGCGGGGCGGGTGTCGCCTTCAACGCCCGGATTGGAG GCGTGCGCATGCTGGACGGCACCATCACGGACGTCGTGGAGGCCCAGTCGCTGAGCCTGCAGCCTCAGCACATCCACATCTACAGCGCCAGCTGGGGCCCCGAGGACGACGGCCGCACGGTGGACGGCCCAGGCATCCTCACTCGGGAGGCCTTCCGGCTGGGGGTGACCAAG GGCCGCGGCGGGTTGGGCACACTCTTCGTCTGGGCCTCAGGCAACGGTGGCCTGCACTATGACAACTGCAACTGCGACGGCTACACCAACAGCATCCACACGCTGTCCGTGGGCAGCACCACCAAGCAGGGCCGCGTGCCCTGGTACAGCGAGGCCTGTGCCTCCACGCTCACCACCACCTACAGCAGCGGGGTGGTCACCGACCCGCAGATC GTCACCACGGATCTGCACCACCAGTGCACAGACAAGCACACCGGCACCTCCGCCTCGGCCCCGCTGGCCGCAGGCATGATCGCCCTGGCTCTGGAGGCCAA CCCGTTTCTGAGCTGGAGGGACATGCAGCACCTGGTGGTCCGCGCGTCCAGGCCGGCGCAGCTGCAGGCCGAAGACTGGAGGGTCAATGGCGTGGGGCGCCGAG TGAGCCACCACTACGGCTACGGGCTGCTGGACGCTGGGCTACTGGTGGACATGGCTCGCACCTGGCTGCCCACACAGCCCCAGAAGAAATGTGCCATCCTGGTTGTGCATGTCCCCAC CCCCATCCTGCCCCGGATGCACGTGAAGAAGGAGGTGTCCGCCTGTGCCGGCCGCCACAACTACATCCGCTCCCTGGAGCACGTGCAGGTGCAGCTGTCCTTGTCCTACAGCCGCCGCGGGGACCTGGAGATCTCTCTCACCAGCCCCATGGGCACCCGCTCCACGCTGGTGGCCATCAG GCCCCTGGATGTCAGCGGCCAAGGCTACAACAACTGGATCTTCATGTCCACCCACTTCTGGGACGAGGACCCGCAGGGCCTGTGGATCCTGGGCCTGGAGAACAAGGGCTACTATTTCAACACCG